From the genome of Colletotrichum higginsianum IMI 349063 chromosome 4, whole genome shotgun sequence, one region includes:
- a CDS encoding Translin, with amino-acid sequence MSKRDRDGNMRAHEPKQKPAAPESQFTPMFMNFRNELDQHHDRRERVIKASRDVTALSKKMVNKLGDLPNFATKEIATRMEEIKNHLTAIESDIQGINRYRYAYSLRCLEELVEALSFSHYLRTQTLISPEETAAAVPANVSITENDYMYGLFDLFGEMMRFATVTTAQTGQLAGIEGRNILQDIHELSSCFEILPEIPTKDFRGKMEVMRQSVRKVEKLGYGLAIRGTERPKGWVPDMKEDFDPSSLD; translated from the exons ATGTCTAAGAGAGATCGCGACGGCAACATGCGGGCCCACGAACCCAAGCAGAAGCCGGCAGCCCCCGAGTCGCAGTTCACCCCCATGTTCATGAACTTTCGCAATGAGCTCGACCAGCACCACGATCGGAGGGAACGCGTTATCAAAGCTTCTAGAGACGTCACAGCCTTGAGCAAGAAGAT GGTTAACAAGCTGGGCGACCTCCCCAACTTCGCAACTAAGGAAATCGCCACCCGCATGGAGGAGATCAAGAACCACCTCACCGCGATCGAGTCCGACATTCAGGGCATCAACCGCTACCGCTACGCCTACTCCCTCCGCTGcctggaggagctggtcgaggCTCTCTCCTTTTCCCACTACCTCCGGACCCAGACCCTCATCAGCCCCGAAGAAACGGCCGCCGCGGTGCCGGCCAACGTCTCCATTACCGAGAACGACTACATGTACGGCCTCTTCGACCTATTTGGCGAGATGATGCGCTTcgccaccgtcaccaccgCCCAGACGGGCCAGCTGGCCGGTATAGAGGGCCGCAACATCCTGCAGGACATTCACGAGCTGAGCAGCTGCTTCGAGATCCTCCCGGAGATCCCGACAAAGGACTTCAGGGGCAAGATGGAGGTCATGCGGCAGTCGGTGCGCAAGGTGGAGAAGCTGGGCTATGGGTTAGCCATCCGGGGCACCGAACGGCCCAAGGGCTGGGTGCCCGACATGAAGGAGGACTTTGACCCTTCTTCATTGGATTGA